In Verrucomicrobiota bacterium, the genomic stretch GCCAAACGGGCCGGTAGACGGTTTGATGGCCTGAAGGGCCAAAGGAACATAGCCCAGGGTTTACCCTGGGAAAGCGTTTCTCTCTCTGACCCAGCCCTGAAGGGTCGGCAGAAACCGTGAGCAACGTTTTCTGCCGCCCCTTCAGCAAATCCAACCCGGCGGGCGGGCGTTTGTTAGGGAGGGCGTACAGGCGTGACGCCTTAGGAGGGCTCGATCGTTATTTGACGGTTACCTAGGGTAAATCCTGGGCTATGTTCCAGCGCCCCTGATACCGTTTCCACAGTTATGCACCGGCGCCGCCAAAAGGCCTCCCCCAAGCCGTCCTCCGCCGCGGCGCCGGTGCATAACTTGGCCGCGACCCAACCCGGGGTTGTGAATAACTCCGCGCCGGGTCAGATTGGTTCTGACAGCTTTGCCTCCGGGCCGGCACGGTCCAGGCGCCCCCGCTCCACGAGAGCTACCCGAAGATTACCGGCCGGCTCGGAGGCTTCGGTCCCAAAGTCTGAGAGAACCACATCCCGAGAGGATCCTGTATCAGGTCGACTAAGGACTGAAGCAAAGGCAGAGGCTGCGCAACCCACCCCCAGAACCCCGCACCGGAAAGTCGCTATGTCTGCCCCTGAACCTCGCTTCGCTCACTTCGCCAGCATCGACTGGGCTAAGCACAAGCATCATGCCGTCATCCTCAATGCCGCCGGCCAGATCGTGGCCGCCTTCGATTTTGACCACACCGCCGTCGGCTGGAAACAGTGGCGCGAGCAAGCCGCCCGTTATGCGCCCTTGGCCGTGGCCATCGAGACCAGCCAAGGCCCCGTCATCGACCAGTTGCTGCAAACCCCGGATTGCACGATCTACCCCCTTAACCCCAAAGCCGCGCAACGCTACCGGGAGCGCAAAGCCCCCAGCGGTACCAAGAGCGACCACCTGGATGCCTGGAGCTTTGCCGACGCGCTGCGCCTGGATGGGGCGCACTGGCGGCCGCTCTGCCAGCAAGATCCCTTGCTGGAGCACCTGCGGCTGCTGTGCCGCGACGAGATGGCCTTGATTGAAGAGCGCACCGCCTTAGTCAATCAGCTCCAAGCCGCCCTGCAGGAATATTACCCCGCGGCCCTGGAGGCGTTTGGGGATTGGACGCTGCCGTCGGCCTGGGCCTTCCTCGAAGCCTTCCCGACCCCGCAAGCCTTAGTGGCGGCGGGCAAACGCCGCTCTCGAAAAATTCCTCCACGCCCATAAGCTGGCCCGACCCGAAACCTACCAAACACGGCTCGAGCTCTTCGCCAAAGCCACCGACTTTTGCGCCTCACGCCCTCACCCAAGCCAAAAGCCGCCTGGCCGTGACGCGCGCCAAACAGCTGCGGGTGCTGCAGACGCAGTTGGACGACTACCGCCAGCAAATTGAAAAGCTCTTTGCCCAGCACCCCGATCAGGACCTGTTCGGCTCGCTGCCCGGCGCCGGCCCCAAACTGGCGCCACGGCTGTTGGCCGAACTGGGGGATAATCGCCAGCAGTTCGAGTCGGCGCAGGCTTTACA encodes the following:
- a CDS encoding IS110 family transposase produces the protein MSAPEPRFAHFASIDWAKHKHHAVILNAAGQIVAAFDFDHTAVGWKQWREQAARYAPLAVAIETSQGPVIDQLLQTPDCTIYPLNPKAAQRYRERKAPSGTKSDHLDAWSFADALRLDGAHWRPLCQQDPLLEHLRLLCRDEMALIEERTALVNQLQAALQEYYPAALEAFGDWTLPSAWAFLEAFPTPQALVAAGKRRSRKIPPRP